In Artemia franciscana chromosome 4, ASM3288406v1, whole genome shotgun sequence, a single window of DNA contains:
- the LOC136026169 gene encoding RING-type E3 ubiquitin-protein ligase PPIL2-like isoform X2: MGKKQHQKDKLYLTTTEWKELGGKKYVPPGTDAAGFKRLPFDYCALSLQPFENPVCDQEGNIFEIMEIVPFLKKFRVNPVTGQPLDGKSLIKLNFSKTKSGEYQCPVMIKNFTQNSHIVAIKTTGNVFSYEAVEELNIKSRNWKDLLTDDSFVRSDIITLQDPHNLGKFNISNFHHMRKNLKIENEELKKAEYDPAARIKMISDEARDTLEELNREYKAPEKIVEEKKLLDKFNAAHYSTGRVAAGFTSTAMEPETVHIAERIEDDLVRYSYVKKKAYLRLLTNLGPLNLELHSDLVPKTCENFLKLCEKGYYTGTKFHRSIKHFMIQGGDPTGTGEGGESLWNKPFNDEFKPNLSHSGRGVLSMANSGPNTNKSQFFITFRSCKHLDGKHTVFGRVVGGLETLSAIERIETDNKDRPIEDIVIEGAQTFVDPYAEADEEETPGDT; the protein is encoded by the exons CACAGATGCAGCAGGATTCAAAAGATTGCCATTTGATTACTGTGCATTGTCATTACAACCATTTGAAAATCCTGTTTGTGACCAAGAAGGGAATATTTTTGAGATTATGGAAATAGTcccatttctgaaaaaatttagaGTAAACCCCGTTACTGGCCag CCACTGGATGGAAAATCCCTGATTAAATTGAACTTTTCGAAAACCAAGTCTGGAGAATATCAATGTCCAGTGATGATCAAGAATTTTACACAGAATTCACATATAGTGGCTATCAAAACAACTGGCAATGTCTTTTCATATGAG GCAGTTGAAGAGCTCAATATTAAGTCAAGGAATTGGAAAGATTTACTGACTGACGACTCCTTCGTCCGGAGTGACATTATAACCCTTCAAGATCCCCACAATCTTGGCAAATTCAACATTTCCAACTTTCATCATATGCGAAAGAACTTAAAGATTGAAAATGAGGAGTTGAAAAAAGCTGAATACGATCCAGCTGCAAGAATTAAAATG ATTAGTGACGAAGCTCGTGATACCCTAGAAGAGTTGAATAGGGAATACAAAGCACCTGAGAAAATTGTGGAAGAGAAGAAATTACTTGACAAGTTCAATGCAGCTCATTATTCAACTGGACGAGTTGCTGCTGGGTTTACATCCACAGCAATGGAACCAGAAACAGTCCACATTGCAGAACGTATTGAGGATGACTTAGTACGCTATAGctatgtgaagaaaaaag cctatcTTCGTCTGTTAACGAATCTTGGTCCTCTAAATCTCGAGCTTCATTCAGATCTTGTGCCAAAAACCTgcgaaaactttttaaaactctGCGAGAAGGGCTATTACACTGGAACTAAGTTTCACAGATCAATCAAACATTTTATG ATACAAGGAGGAGATCCCACTGGTACAGGGGAAGGAGGTGAATCACTCTGGAATAAACCGTTTAACGATGAGTTTAAGCCGAATTTATCACATTCTGGACGAGGTGTGCTGTCAATGGCAAATTCTGGACCAAATACGAACAAATCCCAATT CTTCATCACATTTCGGTCCTGTAAACATTTGGATGGCAAACATACAGTTTTTGGTCGCGTTGTTGGCGGCCTGGAAACACTGTCAGCTATAGAAAGGATAGAAACGGATAATAAGGACAGACCCATTGAAGATATTGTTATTGAAGGAGCACAAACATTTGTCGATCCATATGCAGAAGCAGATGAAGAG